The Salegentibacter mishustinae genome includes a window with the following:
- a CDS encoding glycoside hydrolase family 16 protein, whose amino-acid sequence MNKFYFNRILVVTLITLFLTGCSSTDDSTDSEPVLERTKINMEPPGNVDVDWDNATMVWNEEFNETTVLDDIWVFESKNTTNPDVADQLQVYRKENVSLSGGTMKITAKKKAAVYTSARINSKYAFKYGRIEISAKLPEQEKNGIWAKLVLIGDNEATVGWPQCGEIDIMEYFTHKPNEFNINVHSAANNAFNGSLISANHNLETVEEEFHAYGILWTDQYIKFYVDDPDNIIYTFNRPSSPNDNNWPFDKPFYLLVDMVVGGKYIGDNGVDDTLFPAEMEIDYIRVYHIQ is encoded by the coding sequence ATGAATAAATTTTACTTTAACCGAATTTTGGTAGTTACGCTTATTACTTTATTTCTCACTGGGTGTAGCTCTACCGACGACTCCACTGATTCTGAACCTGTTTTGGAAAGAACCAAAATAAATATGGAACCTCCGGGGAATGTAGACGTAGATTGGGACAATGCAACTATGGTATGGAATGAGGAATTTAATGAAACAACGGTCTTAGACGATATTTGGGTTTTTGAATCTAAGAACACCACTAATCCTGATGTTGCAGATCAATTACAGGTTTACCGCAAAGAAAATGTGAGTTTAAGCGGGGGAACAATGAAAATTACGGCCAAAAAGAAAGCTGCTGTATATACATCGGCAAGAATAAATAGCAAGTATGCTTTTAAATATGGACGTATTGAAATTAGTGCAAAACTTCCGGAACAGGAAAAAAATGGAATTTGGGCTAAACTTGTTTTAATTGGTGATAATGAGGCTACAGTAGGATGGCCACAATGTGGTGAAATCGATATAATGGAATACTTTACCCATAAGCCTAATGAATTCAATATTAACGTGCATAGTGCCGCTAATAATGCTTTTAATGGTTCACTAATAAGTGCAAATCATAATCTTGAAACAGTCGAAGAAGAATTTCACGCTTATGGTATATTGTGGACAGATCAATATATTAAATTCTATGTTGATGATCCCGATAATATCATTTATACTTTTAACCGACCATCTTCTCCTAATGATAACAATTGGCCCTTTGATAAGCCTTTTTATCTTTTGGTAGATATGGTAGTAGGTGGTAAATACATAGGAGATA